A single Ptiloglossa arizonensis isolate GNS036 chromosome 2, iyPtiAriz1_principal, whole genome shotgun sequence DNA region contains:
- the LOC143154996 gene encoding uncharacterized protein LOC143154996 isoform X2, with the protein MFQKISSVSKTRVNYARKERNLLRFEGKHRDVIQRERNRWNIAQKQCGLNNESYRNALQAFIDRRRFSDDLQIDTPASPDKTRRDLLTKTNNNKCDNERKAQKSKSIVPSVPHIPASEIFEIGWVPGTEDRYVELIFAEWQNTRVSLKRHTHPECKDAVKADLDVLLEIQHPNVLLLMAVTHTDEHGLVSIFEPVDCTLYHYIHEQGERISIQDIAKCGGRLSDALRHCHMRGYVHSAISSHCVYLASSGIVKLGGWELAMQIGSPIPDREHEERLRTEVFRWQAPELFHSYEPRKESDVYGLAMLIWEMCTMHVPWRGYSKVDVDKQYVHWKRGVIVDLYNFPPLLNNLLEAGLQLDVGKRTLDMNRMCRFLQRLEIQYEDEEPVYVDQYANNNNENGKTYVLPATKSPMAVSRSKESKLTKSTSAKQLSYSTRNAKFSTYSKRSAFKQTENVKAAAHIEQMNFFVGNVKRKTRNDVQKNTNIFSSVQNNCRKSSCSNCNSEVSEPVQSETDFEDNLEEALQPWHCSYQKVWSPCENVESKTSSIYSSPLLESTDDESFKDARSNLKQLKKVLANKRQRFFYGSDLQKSTDTSPSTKSVEFDQVKSKNYEPHKPASHKTSLEPKLNKSFGQYDPSCMKSTLQQCHKTPYQHTPESIKAAIMQPQTLNSDPLNFFETSLWRKEKLICLSKMRKPCNDETVDYVLQPTDENNTVSTSIFSKNEMEVNSSRSDNTYILNKEVQETSQETSMQVSERISDSVETSPRSKPLQVLKDALDRATKIVRSLTPNLDESCLSPPFEYKDFEITSDDDSQTSKKIFENLYNIQANDGNDEIKSIERSTKKNQTLLFSKDNVIFKTTNSNQLQMESENDATISLTNYENPNHSYSRNFVCESIAEVSSEFINNSCTDTNSVKGTKLLSDQKTTIEEQKKPLKTIECIIASVEQNDTEIQVEIEENKKMSEPTNFNLMFLNDSSKTKNCKSCHPCALPRRRSLPAALSQLRLVNSSALGRLPIRRGDVPDNTVEDLYIDDEFGDSLNVNMVLLDEDLSFDEDFLPDLSEL; encoded by the exons ATGTTCCAAAAAATTTCAAGCGTATCGAAGACACGGGTTAATTACGCTCGAAAAGAACGGAACCTTctgcggtttgaaggtaagcacaG GGATGTTATACAGAGAGAACGAAATAGGTGGAATATAGCACAGAAGCAATGTGGCTTAAACAA CGAATCTTACCGCAATGCTCTACAAGCTTTCATAGATCGTAGACGGTTCTCGGACGACTTGCAGATAGACACACCGGCTAGTCCCGATAAAACAAGACGAGATCTTTTGACAAAAACTAACAACAATAAATGCGACAATGAACGGAAAGCCCAAAAATCAAAATCGATTGTACCTAGCGTGCCGCACATACCAGCCTCGGAAATTTTCGAGATCGGTTGGGTACCAGGCACGGAAGATCGATACGTAGAGCTGATTTTTGCCGAATGGCAAAATACTAGAGTCTCGCTGAAAAGACACACACATCCGGAATGCAAAGACGCCGTGAAAGCTGACTTGGATGTACTTCT AGAAATTCAACATCCGAACGTGCTACTGTTAATGGCCGTCACGCATACGGACGAGCACGGTCTGGTCTCTATATTCGAGCCCGTCGATTGCACCCTCTATCATTACATACACGAGCAGGGTGAACGTATATCGATACAAGACATCGCGAAATGCGGCGGAAGACTATCCGATGCCTTGAGACATTGTCACATGCGCGGTTACGTGCACAGTGCGATCAGCTCGCATTGCGTCTATCTGGCTTCCAGTGGCATCGTGAAACTCGGTGGATGGGAGCTGGCGATGCAGATTGGTAGC CCGATACCGGACCGGGAACACGAGGAACGTTTAAGAACCGAGGTCTTTCGTTGGCAAGCACCAGAACTTTTCCACAGCTACGAACCACGCAAGGAGAGCGATGTCTATGGACTCGCTATGTTGATTTGGGAGATGTGCACAA TGCACGTACCATGGAGGGGATACAGCAAAGTAGATGTGGACAAACAGTATGTACACTGGAAACGTGGTGTTATTGTAGATTTATACAATTTCCCACCTTTACTTAACAACTTGCTTGAAGCTGGACTGCAACTGGATGTCGGGAAAAGAACGCTGGATATGAATCGAATGTGTCGATTCCTTCAAAGACTAGAG ATACAATACGAAGACGAGGAGCCGGTGTACGTCGATCAGTATGCGAACAATAACAACGAAAACGGGAAGACGTACGTTCTACCGGCGACGAAATCTCCCATGGCGGTGTCGAGAAGTAAGGAGTCGAAATTAACGAAAAGCACCTCGGCCAAACAGTTGTCGTACTCcacgagaaacgccaaattctCGACGTACTCGAAAAGATCGGCTTTCAAACAAACCGAAAATGTAAAAGCAGCGGCGCACATCGAGCAAATGAACTTTTTCGTCGGAAATGTTAAACGCAAGACCAGGAACGACGTACAGAAAAACACGAACATATTCTCAAGCGTGCAGAATAATTGTAGGAAAAGTAGTTGTTCGAATTGTAACTCGGAAGTATCGGAACCCGTTCAAAGCGAAACAGATTTCGAAGATAATTTGGAGGAGGCTCTGCAACCGTGGCACTGCTCGTACCAAAAAGTCTGGTCACCTTGCGAGAACGTAGAATCGAAAACCAGCTCGATATATTCATCCCCGTTATTGGAATCCACCGACGACGAATCCTTCAAAGACGCGAGATCCAACTTGAAACAATTGAAGAAAGTATTGGCGAACAAGCGACAACGTTTCTTTTACGGAAGTGACTTACAAAAGTCTACAGATACAA GCCCAAGTACTAAAAGCGTAGAATTCGATCAAGTAAAGAGTAAAAACTACGAGCCGCATAAGCCAGCCAGCCATAAAACTAGCTTGGAACCCAAACTCAATAAATCTTTCGGTCAGTATGATCCGTCTTGTATGAAATCGACGTTACAACAGTGTCACAAG ACACCCTACCAACACACACCGGAGAGCATTAAAGCCGCGATAATGCAGCCGCAAACATTAAATTCCGATCCACTAAACTTTTTTGAAACTTCCCTGTGGAGAAAGGAAAAGTTAATTTGTTTATCGAAAATGCGAAAACCGTGTAACGATGAAACG GTGGATTACGTTCTACAGCCCACAGACGAGAACAATACCGTTTCTACTAGCATTTTTAGCAAAAATGAAATGGAAGTGAACTCCTCCAGAAGCGACAATacatacattttaaataaagaaGTACAAG AAACCAGCCAAGAAACATCAATGCAAGTCTCTGAACGTATAAGTGATTCAGTGGAAACAAGTCCTCGAAGCAAACCATTGCAGGTTTTGAAGGATGCTTTAGATCGCGCTACGAAAATTGTACGCTCTTTGACACCAAACCTCGATGAATCGTGTTTATCCCCTCCGTTTGAGTACAAAGACTTCGAGATTACGTCGGACGATGATAGTCAAACCTCCAAAAAGATTTTCGAAAACTTGTACAATATACAAGCGAACGACGGCAACGATGAAATTAAAAGTATCGAAAGATCGACAAAGAAAAACCAAACACTTTTGTTTAGTAAagataatgtaatatttaaaacgaCAAATAGCAACCAACTCCAAATGGAATCCGAAAATGATGCTACCATTAGCCTTACCAATTACGAAAACCCTAATCATTCGTACAGCAGAAATTTCGTTTGCGAATCCATTGCTGAAGTATCGAgtgaatttattaataattcctGCACTGACACAAATTCAGTTAAGGGGACCAAATTACTCAGTGACCAAAAAACTACCATCGAGGAACAAAAGAAACCTTTGAAAACTATAGAATGTATTATCGCGTCGGTCGAACAAAATGATACCGAGATTCAGGTAGAAATTgaagagaataaaaaaatgtctGAACCGACGAACTTTAATTTAATGTTTCTAAACGACTCATCAAAAACAAAGAATTGTAAATCGTGTCATCCATGTGCTTTACCTAGACGACGTTCCTTACCAGCGGCATTGAGTCAATTAAGACTAGTTAATTCCTCGGCGTTAGGAAGACTACCTATACGCAGAGGG GATGTTCCGGACAACACTGTTGAAGACTTATACATAGATGACGAATTTGGCGACAGTTTAAATGTTAATATGGTTTTGTTAGACGAAGATTTATCATTTGACGAGGATTTCTTACCTGATTTATCAGAACTATAG
- the LOC143154996 gene encoding uncharacterized protein LOC143154996 isoform X1, which translates to MFQKISSVSKTRVNYARKERNLLRFEGKHRDVIQRERNRWNIAQKQCGLNNESYRNALQAFIDRRRFSDDLQIDTPASPDKTRRDLLTKTNNNKCDNERKAQKSKSIVPSVPHIPASEIFEIGWVPGTEDRYVELIFAEWQNTRVSLKRHTHPECKDAVKADLDVLLEIQHPNVLLLMAVTHTDEHGLVSIFEPVDCTLYHYIHEQGERISIQDIAKCGGRLSDALRHCHMRGYVHSAISSHCVYLASSGIVKLGGWELAMQIGSPIPDREHEERLRTEVFRWQAPELFHSYEPRKESDVYGLAMLIWEMCTMHVPWRGYSKVDVDKQYVHWKRGVIVDLYNFPPLLNNLLEAGLQLDVGKRTLDMNRMCRFLQRLEIQYEDEEPVYVDQYANNNNENGKTYVLPATKSPMAVSRSKESKLTKSTSAKQLSYSTRNAKFSTYSKRSAFKQTENVKAAAHIEQMNFFVGNVKRKTRNDVQKNTNIFSSVQNNCRKSSCSNCNSEVSEPVQSETDFEDNLEEALQPWHCSYQKVWSPCENVESKTSSIYSSPLLESTDDESFKDARSNLKQLKKVLANKRQRFFYGSDLQKSTDTSPSTKSVEFDQVKSKNYEPHKPASHKTSLEPKLNKSFGQYDPSCMKSTLQQCHKTPYQHTPESIKAAIMQPQTLNSDPLNFFETSLWRKEKLICLSKMRKPCNDETVDYVLQPTDENNTVSTSIFSKNEMEVNSSRSDNTYILNKEVQATEIETSQETSMQVSERISDSVETSPRSKPLQVLKDALDRATKIVRSLTPNLDESCLSPPFEYKDFEITSDDDSQTSKKIFENLYNIQANDGNDEIKSIERSTKKNQTLLFSKDNVIFKTTNSNQLQMESENDATISLTNYENPNHSYSRNFVCESIAEVSSEFINNSCTDTNSVKGTKLLSDQKTTIEEQKKPLKTIECIIASVEQNDTEIQVEIEENKKMSEPTNFNLMFLNDSSKTKNCKSCHPCALPRRRSLPAALSQLRLVNSSALGRLPIRRGDVPDNTVEDLYIDDEFGDSLNVNMVLLDEDLSFDEDFLPDLSEL; encoded by the exons ATGTTCCAAAAAATTTCAAGCGTATCGAAGACACGGGTTAATTACGCTCGAAAAGAACGGAACCTTctgcggtttgaaggtaagcacaG GGATGTTATACAGAGAGAACGAAATAGGTGGAATATAGCACAGAAGCAATGTGGCTTAAACAA CGAATCTTACCGCAATGCTCTACAAGCTTTCATAGATCGTAGACGGTTCTCGGACGACTTGCAGATAGACACACCGGCTAGTCCCGATAAAACAAGACGAGATCTTTTGACAAAAACTAACAACAATAAATGCGACAATGAACGGAAAGCCCAAAAATCAAAATCGATTGTACCTAGCGTGCCGCACATACCAGCCTCGGAAATTTTCGAGATCGGTTGGGTACCAGGCACGGAAGATCGATACGTAGAGCTGATTTTTGCCGAATGGCAAAATACTAGAGTCTCGCTGAAAAGACACACACATCCGGAATGCAAAGACGCCGTGAAAGCTGACTTGGATGTACTTCT AGAAATTCAACATCCGAACGTGCTACTGTTAATGGCCGTCACGCATACGGACGAGCACGGTCTGGTCTCTATATTCGAGCCCGTCGATTGCACCCTCTATCATTACATACACGAGCAGGGTGAACGTATATCGATACAAGACATCGCGAAATGCGGCGGAAGACTATCCGATGCCTTGAGACATTGTCACATGCGCGGTTACGTGCACAGTGCGATCAGCTCGCATTGCGTCTATCTGGCTTCCAGTGGCATCGTGAAACTCGGTGGATGGGAGCTGGCGATGCAGATTGGTAGC CCGATACCGGACCGGGAACACGAGGAACGTTTAAGAACCGAGGTCTTTCGTTGGCAAGCACCAGAACTTTTCCACAGCTACGAACCACGCAAGGAGAGCGATGTCTATGGACTCGCTATGTTGATTTGGGAGATGTGCACAA TGCACGTACCATGGAGGGGATACAGCAAAGTAGATGTGGACAAACAGTATGTACACTGGAAACGTGGTGTTATTGTAGATTTATACAATTTCCCACCTTTACTTAACAACTTGCTTGAAGCTGGACTGCAACTGGATGTCGGGAAAAGAACGCTGGATATGAATCGAATGTGTCGATTCCTTCAAAGACTAGAG ATACAATACGAAGACGAGGAGCCGGTGTACGTCGATCAGTATGCGAACAATAACAACGAAAACGGGAAGACGTACGTTCTACCGGCGACGAAATCTCCCATGGCGGTGTCGAGAAGTAAGGAGTCGAAATTAACGAAAAGCACCTCGGCCAAACAGTTGTCGTACTCcacgagaaacgccaaattctCGACGTACTCGAAAAGATCGGCTTTCAAACAAACCGAAAATGTAAAAGCAGCGGCGCACATCGAGCAAATGAACTTTTTCGTCGGAAATGTTAAACGCAAGACCAGGAACGACGTACAGAAAAACACGAACATATTCTCAAGCGTGCAGAATAATTGTAGGAAAAGTAGTTGTTCGAATTGTAACTCGGAAGTATCGGAACCCGTTCAAAGCGAAACAGATTTCGAAGATAATTTGGAGGAGGCTCTGCAACCGTGGCACTGCTCGTACCAAAAAGTCTGGTCACCTTGCGAGAACGTAGAATCGAAAACCAGCTCGATATATTCATCCCCGTTATTGGAATCCACCGACGACGAATCCTTCAAAGACGCGAGATCCAACTTGAAACAATTGAAGAAAGTATTGGCGAACAAGCGACAACGTTTCTTTTACGGAAGTGACTTACAAAAGTCTACAGATACAA GCCCAAGTACTAAAAGCGTAGAATTCGATCAAGTAAAGAGTAAAAACTACGAGCCGCATAAGCCAGCCAGCCATAAAACTAGCTTGGAACCCAAACTCAATAAATCTTTCGGTCAGTATGATCCGTCTTGTATGAAATCGACGTTACAACAGTGTCACAAG ACACCCTACCAACACACACCGGAGAGCATTAAAGCCGCGATAATGCAGCCGCAAACATTAAATTCCGATCCACTAAACTTTTTTGAAACTTCCCTGTGGAGAAAGGAAAAGTTAATTTGTTTATCGAAAATGCGAAAACCGTGTAACGATGAAACG GTGGATTACGTTCTACAGCCCACAGACGAGAACAATACCGTTTCTACTAGCATTTTTAGCAAAAATGAAATGGAAGTGAACTCCTCCAGAAGCGACAATacatacattttaaataaagaaGTACAAG ctACTGAAATAGAAACCAGCCAAGAAACATCAATGCAAGTCTCTGAACGTATAAGTGATTCAGTGGAAACAAGTCCTCGAAGCAAACCATTGCAGGTTTTGAAGGATGCTTTAGATCGCGCTACGAAAATTGTACGCTCTTTGACACCAAACCTCGATGAATCGTGTTTATCCCCTCCGTTTGAGTACAAAGACTTCGAGATTACGTCGGACGATGATAGTCAAACCTCCAAAAAGATTTTCGAAAACTTGTACAATATACAAGCGAACGACGGCAACGATGAAATTAAAAGTATCGAAAGATCGACAAAGAAAAACCAAACACTTTTGTTTAGTAAagataatgtaatatttaaaacgaCAAATAGCAACCAACTCCAAATGGAATCCGAAAATGATGCTACCATTAGCCTTACCAATTACGAAAACCCTAATCATTCGTACAGCAGAAATTTCGTTTGCGAATCCATTGCTGAAGTATCGAgtgaatttattaataattcctGCACTGACACAAATTCAGTTAAGGGGACCAAATTACTCAGTGACCAAAAAACTACCATCGAGGAACAAAAGAAACCTTTGAAAACTATAGAATGTATTATCGCGTCGGTCGAACAAAATGATACCGAGATTCAGGTAGAAATTgaagagaataaaaaaatgtctGAACCGACGAACTTTAATTTAATGTTTCTAAACGACTCATCAAAAACAAAGAATTGTAAATCGTGTCATCCATGTGCTTTACCTAGACGACGTTCCTTACCAGCGGCATTGAGTCAATTAAGACTAGTTAATTCCTCGGCGTTAGGAAGACTACCTATACGCAGAGGG GATGTTCCGGACAACACTGTTGAAGACTTATACATAGATGACGAATTTGGCGACAGTTTAAATGTTAATATGGTTTTGTTAGACGAAGATTTATCATTTGACGAGGATTTCTTACCTGATTTATCAGAACTATAG
- the LOC143154996 gene encoding uncharacterized protein LOC143154996 isoform X3, translating into MGMIGMLKWLRKDVIQRERNRWNIAQKQCGLNNESYRNALQAFIDRRRFSDDLQIDTPASPDKTRRDLLTKTNNNKCDNERKAQKSKSIVPSVPHIPASEIFEIGWVPGTEDRYVELIFAEWQNTRVSLKRHTHPECKDAVKADLDVLLEIQHPNVLLLMAVTHTDEHGLVSIFEPVDCTLYHYIHEQGERISIQDIAKCGGRLSDALRHCHMRGYVHSAISSHCVYLASSGIVKLGGWELAMQIGSPIPDREHEERLRTEVFRWQAPELFHSYEPRKESDVYGLAMLIWEMCTMHVPWRGYSKVDVDKQYVHWKRGVIVDLYNFPPLLNNLLEAGLQLDVGKRTLDMNRMCRFLQRLEIQYEDEEPVYVDQYANNNNENGKTYVLPATKSPMAVSRSKESKLTKSTSAKQLSYSTRNAKFSTYSKRSAFKQTENVKAAAHIEQMNFFVGNVKRKTRNDVQKNTNIFSSVQNNCRKSSCSNCNSEVSEPVQSETDFEDNLEEALQPWHCSYQKVWSPCENVESKTSSIYSSPLLESTDDESFKDARSNLKQLKKVLANKRQRFFYGSDLQKSTDTSPSTKSVEFDQVKSKNYEPHKPASHKTSLEPKLNKSFGQYDPSCMKSTLQQCHKTPYQHTPESIKAAIMQPQTLNSDPLNFFETSLWRKEKLICLSKMRKPCNDETVDYVLQPTDENNTVSTSIFSKNEMEVNSSRSDNTYILNKEVQATEIETSQETSMQVSERISDSVETSPRSKPLQVLKDALDRATKIVRSLTPNLDESCLSPPFEYKDFEITSDDDSQTSKKIFENLYNIQANDGNDEIKSIERSTKKNQTLLFSKDNVIFKTTNSNQLQMESENDATISLTNYENPNHSYSRNFVCESIAEVSSEFINNSCTDTNSVKGTKLLSDQKTTIEEQKKPLKTIECIIASVEQNDTEIQVEIEENKKMSEPTNFNLMFLNDSSKTKNCKSCHPCALPRRRSLPAALSQLRLVNSSALGRLPIRRGDVPDNTVEDLYIDDEFGDSLNVNMVLLDEDLSFDEDFLPDLSEL; encoded by the exons ATGGGTATGATCGGAATGCTGAAGTGGCTTAGAAA GGATGTTATACAGAGAGAACGAAATAGGTGGAATATAGCACAGAAGCAATGTGGCTTAAACAA CGAATCTTACCGCAATGCTCTACAAGCTTTCATAGATCGTAGACGGTTCTCGGACGACTTGCAGATAGACACACCGGCTAGTCCCGATAAAACAAGACGAGATCTTTTGACAAAAACTAACAACAATAAATGCGACAATGAACGGAAAGCCCAAAAATCAAAATCGATTGTACCTAGCGTGCCGCACATACCAGCCTCGGAAATTTTCGAGATCGGTTGGGTACCAGGCACGGAAGATCGATACGTAGAGCTGATTTTTGCCGAATGGCAAAATACTAGAGTCTCGCTGAAAAGACACACACATCCGGAATGCAAAGACGCCGTGAAAGCTGACTTGGATGTACTTCT AGAAATTCAACATCCGAACGTGCTACTGTTAATGGCCGTCACGCATACGGACGAGCACGGTCTGGTCTCTATATTCGAGCCCGTCGATTGCACCCTCTATCATTACATACACGAGCAGGGTGAACGTATATCGATACAAGACATCGCGAAATGCGGCGGAAGACTATCCGATGCCTTGAGACATTGTCACATGCGCGGTTACGTGCACAGTGCGATCAGCTCGCATTGCGTCTATCTGGCTTCCAGTGGCATCGTGAAACTCGGTGGATGGGAGCTGGCGATGCAGATTGGTAGC CCGATACCGGACCGGGAACACGAGGAACGTTTAAGAACCGAGGTCTTTCGTTGGCAAGCACCAGAACTTTTCCACAGCTACGAACCACGCAAGGAGAGCGATGTCTATGGACTCGCTATGTTGATTTGGGAGATGTGCACAA TGCACGTACCATGGAGGGGATACAGCAAAGTAGATGTGGACAAACAGTATGTACACTGGAAACGTGGTGTTATTGTAGATTTATACAATTTCCCACCTTTACTTAACAACTTGCTTGAAGCTGGACTGCAACTGGATGTCGGGAAAAGAACGCTGGATATGAATCGAATGTGTCGATTCCTTCAAAGACTAGAG ATACAATACGAAGACGAGGAGCCGGTGTACGTCGATCAGTATGCGAACAATAACAACGAAAACGGGAAGACGTACGTTCTACCGGCGACGAAATCTCCCATGGCGGTGTCGAGAAGTAAGGAGTCGAAATTAACGAAAAGCACCTCGGCCAAACAGTTGTCGTACTCcacgagaaacgccaaattctCGACGTACTCGAAAAGATCGGCTTTCAAACAAACCGAAAATGTAAAAGCAGCGGCGCACATCGAGCAAATGAACTTTTTCGTCGGAAATGTTAAACGCAAGACCAGGAACGACGTACAGAAAAACACGAACATATTCTCAAGCGTGCAGAATAATTGTAGGAAAAGTAGTTGTTCGAATTGTAACTCGGAAGTATCGGAACCCGTTCAAAGCGAAACAGATTTCGAAGATAATTTGGAGGAGGCTCTGCAACCGTGGCACTGCTCGTACCAAAAAGTCTGGTCACCTTGCGAGAACGTAGAATCGAAAACCAGCTCGATATATTCATCCCCGTTATTGGAATCCACCGACGACGAATCCTTCAAAGACGCGAGATCCAACTTGAAACAATTGAAGAAAGTATTGGCGAACAAGCGACAACGTTTCTTTTACGGAAGTGACTTACAAAAGTCTACAGATACAA GCCCAAGTACTAAAAGCGTAGAATTCGATCAAGTAAAGAGTAAAAACTACGAGCCGCATAAGCCAGCCAGCCATAAAACTAGCTTGGAACCCAAACTCAATAAATCTTTCGGTCAGTATGATCCGTCTTGTATGAAATCGACGTTACAACAGTGTCACAAG ACACCCTACCAACACACACCGGAGAGCATTAAAGCCGCGATAATGCAGCCGCAAACATTAAATTCCGATCCACTAAACTTTTTTGAAACTTCCCTGTGGAGAAAGGAAAAGTTAATTTGTTTATCGAAAATGCGAAAACCGTGTAACGATGAAACG GTGGATTACGTTCTACAGCCCACAGACGAGAACAATACCGTTTCTACTAGCATTTTTAGCAAAAATGAAATGGAAGTGAACTCCTCCAGAAGCGACAATacatacattttaaataaagaaGTACAAG ctACTGAAATAGAAACCAGCCAAGAAACATCAATGCAAGTCTCTGAACGTATAAGTGATTCAGTGGAAACAAGTCCTCGAAGCAAACCATTGCAGGTTTTGAAGGATGCTTTAGATCGCGCTACGAAAATTGTACGCTCTTTGACACCAAACCTCGATGAATCGTGTTTATCCCCTCCGTTTGAGTACAAAGACTTCGAGATTACGTCGGACGATGATAGTCAAACCTCCAAAAAGATTTTCGAAAACTTGTACAATATACAAGCGAACGACGGCAACGATGAAATTAAAAGTATCGAAAGATCGACAAAGAAAAACCAAACACTTTTGTTTAGTAAagataatgtaatatttaaaacgaCAAATAGCAACCAACTCCAAATGGAATCCGAAAATGATGCTACCATTAGCCTTACCAATTACGAAAACCCTAATCATTCGTACAGCAGAAATTTCGTTTGCGAATCCATTGCTGAAGTATCGAgtgaatttattaataattcctGCACTGACACAAATTCAGTTAAGGGGACCAAATTACTCAGTGACCAAAAAACTACCATCGAGGAACAAAAGAAACCTTTGAAAACTATAGAATGTATTATCGCGTCGGTCGAACAAAATGATACCGAGATTCAGGTAGAAATTgaagagaataaaaaaatgtctGAACCGACGAACTTTAATTTAATGTTTCTAAACGACTCATCAAAAACAAAGAATTGTAAATCGTGTCATCCATGTGCTTTACCTAGACGACGTTCCTTACCAGCGGCATTGAGTCAATTAAGACTAGTTAATTCCTCGGCGTTAGGAAGACTACCTATACGCAGAGGG GATGTTCCGGACAACACTGTTGAAGACTTATACATAGATGACGAATTTGGCGACAGTTTAAATGTTAATATGGTTTTGTTAGACGAAGATTTATCATTTGACGAGGATTTCTTACCTGATTTATCAGAACTATAG